The following coding sequences lie in one Lolium perenne isolate Kyuss_39 chromosome 2, Kyuss_2.0, whole genome shotgun sequence genomic window:
- the LOC127331299 gene encoding uncharacterized protein isoform X2 yields MDLRCRTSFQRRHMFADEGRYRHTAGTRKNLAARRRITTCTYWSPEPGVFLPVVATLFALSLLADRISDPHPSGSGVLRNRITYGNWIEIQFYADGLGALNLNKWAATEERSMPINSGAIFSPYHTTLDLVRLMPHENTAQRRRRICFGSSILLEELSYTPGIHQKAGVRLDQMEVVNSV; encoded by the exons ATGGATCTCAGGTGCCGCACTTCATTCCAGCGACGACATATGTTTGCGGATGAGGGCCGGTATAGACATACGGCCGGCACTAGGAAGAACCTGGCAGCAAGGAGGCGAATTACTACATGTACGTATTG GTCACCGGAGCCCGGAGTTTTCTTGCCCGTGGTTGCAACCCTGTTCGCCCTGTCGTTGCTGGCTGACAGGATATCAGATCCCCACCCCTCCGGCTCCGGTGTTCTGAGAAATCGGATCACATATGGTAATTGGATTGAGATTCAGTTTTATGCTGATGGGCTGGGCGCTCTGAATCTGAACAAGTGGGCAGCGACCGAGGAGAGGAGCATGCCGATAAACTCAGGTGCAATCTTCTCACC GTACCACACCACACTCGATCTAGTTAGGCTCATGCCTCATGAGAATACAGCACAGAGGCGACGCCGGATCTGCTTTGGTTCATCCATATTACTAGAAGAATTAAG CTATACACCAGGGATTCATCAAAAAGCTGGCGTCAGGCTGGATCAGATGGAAGTAGTCAACTCAGTCTAA
- the LOC127331299 gene encoding uncharacterized protein isoform X1, whose product MAGGKKRGAGTASSGRGDKKRSVGTSPGSSSGSTSNGRDRPKVDRETKKMDKALENSHNLSRAFKQHTIEDVEKITWKLKTDEEGVIQGSYADFKGVLDARRDCFKKVRSTLIHGVVVTHPGSNETYHIVNIEVDSEVVLQLLFRQSDGYLVAFRRVSTESSSVWEGWYYFKDNITLPSFCEEQVKMNIVSGYNQFYEIRFGKGIVSSIVKCLLAFTQENCALRTYGEHNRGLLFQTLMVFFGECQRSGIFLEFAELYYESDTLVEVTEELSMHRHSWINLSRVLMALYLGYLYQKHRLNGWEAEVKNGERKMTLEIGEFTDLGHLGIERFIVYEMVDDKRVPNYSSSMQSLLGSDVGQLLHLIKYDEESVQKIHLARMKAGVSEEDD is encoded by the exons ATGGCTggggggaagaagagaggagctGGTACCGCTAGCAGTGGCCGGGGGGATAAGAAGAGATCTGTCGGTACTAGCCCTGGGTCAAGTAGCGGCAGTACAAGTAATGGGAGAGATCGTCCGAAGGTCGATCGAGAGACTAAGAAGATGGATAAAGCTCTTGAGAACAGCCACAATCTGTCGAGAGCTTTCAAGCAGCACACCATAGAG GATGTTGAGAAGATTACCTGGAAACTAAAGACTGATGAAGAGGGTGTTATTCAAGGCAGTTATGCTGATTTCAAGGGTGTCCTTGACGCTAGACGTGATTGTTTCAAGAAAGTAAGGTCGACGCTTATTCATGGCGTCGTTGTCACGCATCCGGGTTCAAAC GAAACTTACCACATCGTCAACATTGAAGTTGATTCTGAAGTTGTGCTGCAATTGCTTTTCCGGCAGAGCGATGGTTATTTGGTGGCGTTTCGCCGCGTCTCGACTGAAAGCAGTTCGGTTTGGGAAGGCTGGTACTATTTCAAAGACAATATAACATTACCTTCCTTTTGTGAGGAACAGGTCAAGATGAATATAGTAAGTGGCTACAATCAGTTTTATGAGATCAGATTTGGTAAAGGGATAGTCTCAAGTATTGTGAAGTGCCTCCTGGCATTTACTCAAGAGAACTGTGCTTTGCGTACTTATGGAGAACATAATAGGGGTTTGTTGTTTCAAACACTAATGGTGTTCTTTGGTGAGTGTCAAAGGTCCGGAATTTTCCTTGAGTTTGCTGAGCTTTACTATGAGAGTGACACTTTGGTTGAAGTTACTGAAGAGTTGTCAATGCACCGACACTCCTGGATTAATTTATCaagagtactcatggctttgtattTGGGATACCTGTACCAAAAGCATAGATTAAATGGATGGGAGGCTGAAGTGAAGAATGGGGAGCGGAAGATGACACTAGAAATCGGAGAATTTACAGATTTGGGTCACCTTGGCATTGAGAGGTTTATTGTGTATGAAATGGTTGATGATAAAAGAGTCCCCAACTACTCAAGTTCAATGCAAAGTCTTCTTGGTTCTGATGTTGGTCAGCTGTTGCACTTGATAAAATATGATGAGGAGTCCGTCCAGAAAATACACTTGGCTAGGATGAAGGCAGGTGTGTCAGAGGAAGATGATTGA
- the LOC127331299 gene encoding uncharacterized protein isoform X3, producing MDLRCRTSFQRRHMFADEGRYRHTAGTRKNLAARRRITTCTYWSPEPGVFLPVVATLFALSLLADRISDPHPSGSGVLRNRITYGNWIEIQFYADGLGALNLNKWAATEERSMPINSGAIFSPYHTTLDLVRLMPHENTAQRRRRICFGSSILLEELRMLRRLPGN from the exons ATGGATCTCAGGTGCCGCACTTCATTCCAGCGACGACATATGTTTGCGGATGAGGGCCGGTATAGACATACGGCCGGCACTAGGAAGAACCTGGCAGCAAGGAGGCGAATTACTACATGTACGTATTG GTCACCGGAGCCCGGAGTTTTCTTGCCCGTGGTTGCAACCCTGTTCGCCCTGTCGTTGCTGGCTGACAGGATATCAGATCCCCACCCCTCCGGCTCCGGTGTTCTGAGAAATCGGATCACATATGGTAATTGGATTGAGATTCAGTTTTATGCTGATGGGCTGGGCGCTCTGAATCTGAACAAGTGGGCAGCGACCGAGGAGAGGAGCATGCCGATAAACTCAGGTGCAATCTTCTCACC GTACCACACCACACTCGATCTAGTTAGGCTCATGCCTCATGAGAATACAGCACAGAGGCGACGCCGGATCTGCTTTGGTTCATCCATATTACTAGAAGAATTAAG GATGTTGAGAAGATTACCTGGAAACTAA